A stretch of Spirosoma oryzicola DNA encodes these proteins:
- a CDS encoding DUF4142 domain-containing protein, with protein MKTKSLALGFLTVLSVTSLSLAQQNSGMTNTGSTNMVGKESKSEFDRQNKKGAAAVSAISAGNAKLSSADQDLMMQVAKGGMMQLEVSKAALQKTSNNEVRELAQAEVDEQTGLSAKLKEIASAKGVTLPSEPDAETQAMVSKMQGMSGMELDRMYVQESGVNGHEKLDKVMSMVKSNASDPALKDVAKAAHPLVKTHLKVSKEVLNKMAGSSGMGSK; from the coding sequence ATGAAAACTAAATCACTCGCTCTTGGATTCCTGACGGTTTTGTCAGTGACAAGTCTCTCGCTGGCTCAGCAAAACAGTGGTATGACGAACACCGGATCGACCAACATGGTCGGTAAAGAAAGTAAGTCGGAGTTCGATCGTCAGAACAAAAAAGGAGCCGCGGCTGTAAGCGCCATCAGTGCGGGTAACGCCAAATTATCTAGTGCCGATCAGGATCTGATGATGCAGGTTGCCAAAGGGGGTATGATGCAACTGGAAGTAAGCAAAGCCGCCCTGCAAAAAACAAGCAACAACGAAGTGCGCGAACTAGCGCAGGCTGAGGTTGACGAACAAACCGGACTGTCGGCCAAGCTAAAGGAAATTGCCAGTGCGAAAGGCGTAACGTTACCGTCGGAACCCGATGCCGAAACGCAGGCGATGGTGTCTAAAATGCAAGGCATGTCGGGCATGGAGCTAGACCGGATGTATGTACAGGAGAGCGGTGTGAACGGTCACGAAAAGCTGGATAAAGTGATGTCGATGGTTAAATCGAATGCGTCGGACCCAGCGTTGAAGGATGTTGCAAAAGCGGCTCACCCACTGGTTAAAACGCACCTGAAAGTGTCGAAAGAAGTGCTTAATAAGATGGCTGGTAGCAGCGGTATGGGATCGAAGTAA